The following is a genomic window from Sutcliffiella horikoshii.
TTCGGTGAAGCGATAAAATGTTTTGTCGTAACGAATGCTCCGATAAATGAATCAGAGCTGCTTGGTTATTGTGCGGAGCGTCTAGCAAAATATAAGGTTCCAACATCTATTGAATTTTTAGAAGAGCTTCCTAAGAATACTACAGGGAAAATTTTAAGAAGAGCATTAAAAGAAAAACTAGGCGTATAAAGGATTTTTGCTCTCTGTAGAGAATGTATAAAATAGCGAAATTTGTAACCGCTAACAATCTTGGAGGGAGTAGGACAGATATGAGTTATATTGCAGTAGAGGTAAAAGATCATGTAGCAACCGTAACGCTTAACCGCCCAGATGCGATGAATGCGTTTAATTATGATATGTTAGTAGAATTGGGAAATGTAGCGGAGGAGCTTCGCACTAATGCCGACGTCCGTGTGGTAGTGATTACAGCGGCAGGGGAGAAAGCATTTAGTGTTGGAGCGGACCTCAAGGAAAGAAGAGGCCTTACCGAGCAGCAAGTAAGACGTAATGTGTACAAGATCGGGGATGTGTTCAACCGCATTGCCGACCTGCCGCAGCCGACAATCGCAGCAATAAATGGATATGCATTTGGAGGCGGGATGGAGCTTCTTCTTGCTTGTGATTTCCGTGTGACAGGCAAAGATGTGAAAATGGGACTGACAGAAACAAGTTTGGCAATCATTCCAGGAGCCGGTGGCACGCAGCGTCTGCCACGTATTATCGGTGAAGCAAAGGCGATGGAGCTGATTCTGACTGCTCGCCGCTTTTCCGGGGAAGAGGCTTACAGTTTTGGTTTGATTACAAGATTAGTAGATGAAGCCTCACATGCTCTTGATGGAGCCATGGAGCTTGCGCAGGAAATGTTGAAGAATGGCCCGATTGCGGTACAGCAGGCTAAATTTTCCATCCGACAAGGGATGGGAGTGGACATCCAGACAGGCTTGCAAATCGAGCGTAAAG
Proteins encoded in this region:
- a CDS encoding enoyl-CoA hydratase-related protein gives rise to the protein MSYIAVEVKDHVATVTLNRPDAMNAFNYDMLVELGNVAEELRTNADVRVVVITAAGEKAFSVGADLKERRGLTEQQVRRNVYKIGDVFNRIADLPQPTIAAINGYAFGGGMELLLACDFRVTGKDVKMGLTETSLAIIPGAGGTQRLPRIIGEAKAMELILTARRFSGEEAYSFGLITRLVDEASHALDGAMELAQEMLKNGPIAVQQAKFSIRQGMGVDIQTGLQIERKAYEVIIPTEDRVEALVAFGEKRAPEFKGK